The DNA region TTATCTGATGACGTGTGGATAGGACTCCGCACATACTCCACCTCTCCACCTTATGTCTACCAACATGTTGACAACGAGTCTGCTGATTTTTTCGCATGGAACCCCAATACTAACGAGCCCGATAACCAGGACGTGTCTTTTTGCATCAGACTGTTTAAAACTCCACTGACCTACGGGACGAAGAGATGTTATTTTGAACATCACTTCTTATGCGaaggttctctctctctctctctctctctctctctctctctctctctctcttacacacacagacacacacacacggaGGGTGGTTATGCAATATCACCGGCGTCGACGTCCAGACCAGGTTAAAGGTTTTGGAGCAGGTCCTTAATATAAGTTATAACTTGTCCTTCCTTCGCCAAAGTTGCATAGACGGCACAATGGGACCTACTTATCGACCTTAAAGACTTTGATGCTGAATTTCGGTCATGGATTTTCGATGCTGGAGGAgattaaggtttttggagcaaaTTGAAGTTTTGTTTGGCGCATTTGCCCTTTTGCTTGCATTTATCTACGTTACCACATGTCCTTTCTTTACCAAACTTGGATGGATTGTGTGTTTAAGATGTTTATGCatttgacaggcttgaatgctgaatctgagcaataggttttatatgctggaggaggttaaagaTTTTGGAGCAGGGTGAAGTTTCTGGAGCAGGTGCTCTGTGATGGCCATAGCTTAGCTATCACGTTTTAaatcttcaccaaactttcacttacttatacaatttttagaaaatgcttgaatgctgaatagTTTATTTTTGGATGAGGTTAGGTTTTTGGAGCAATTTATAGTTTTTTAATGGTTGCCCTTTGATAGACAAATTTTAGTTATTATTGGTTTCATCTTTACTAAATTTACACAGATGATGCATCTTATTATTTGCTcaatgaatgctgaatctgagccacagGCTGGCTTCGGATgttggaggaggttaaggtttatAGAGCAGGTCACAAGTGTATGTAAATGATAGTTCTTACTTATTCAAACTTGCATGTAAATAACTTAAATcaagaggtagcttcagatttggataaagagTTATCTTGATCATCTAGATTCTAAGacaaatttaagatttttcaataattaataTTGTGTTTGGGTCTTGGggttaattacaaaataaaataaatactgtcCTTAATTTAGGCAGACTTAAGTACGTAATATAACTATGGGTGTGTAAATAAAGATAACTTCATATACACAACTTCATTTCGATTATCTTGATGCTGGAGCAGGTATAAGTTTTTTGAGTAGTTAAATGCAGGTTTGAATGTTGGAAAAATGCTGTTCTGACCAACATTCATTGTCCATGTAACTtatgatttaaaacataaaGCTATATTCAGATACAGTGCCTGATCTCTTTTATGCTAAGAATACTTTGCCCTATCTCActcaatcttttttaaaaaacgtgATATATCATGATTCCTTCTCCTATGATATTGAATCAAATAGTAtagtatgatatgatattttatggCAAGATGTCTAAGGGATTTTTCTAACAAGAAAGTCAGACGCCACTGAAATGCAAATATGAACTCTGAATCGttgcatttacttttaaaaagggCCGGAAAAATTGAACACTATTTCATCTTTATCATAAAATGTAACTAATGATTATGCCATGTTTTCCTGATTGATCAATCACATTTAACGTGGTGACGTAAATTTACCAAATCAAGATAATATCCCAATTTCATGATGATGATACTTCTGTACCATGGTAATTTTATGATGCGCTTACCCGGCGGACGCACCGTTAATTATATCATATTACAATTATCATATGTAAACTGATTTAGATGTGCCCATAAATGGCAATTGGTCGGAATGGACCACGTGGTCTGCTTGCAGTGTCACCTCTGGTGACGGATCTCAGTCTCGATTTCGATCCTGTGATTCTCCACCCCCGTCTAACGGCGGCACTGATTGCATGGGAGTAAATACCGAGGACAAATTTTGTAATATTGTCGTTCCAGGTATGGTCTTCacaattaaataattgatatttgtgaatattttataaatgtaatgGCAGTTTCATCCTAAGCCTCAACAATTACTTTGTTGACAGAGACTTCCACTTCTATACGGAAATAATTCTAAGATGGAGGATGTTTCATTAGTTTGGtgtaacacatttttttaaaaatgatattggaAAATAACTGGGTTTTCCTTCAGTCTTAAAACTGTACATACTAATACCTATCTGGAATGATCCTTTCTCTCTCATAAAAAACGAGAACAATTCATAAAGtctattttcactattttacaTACATAATTTCTTAAAGTTGACGGAGTTTGGTCAGCATGGAGTGAATGGTCGAACTGCAAACTTGTCCAGTGTGGGGTTGGAAATCGAACGCGCTCCAGGTCATGTGACTCTCCTCCGCCGTCAGGTGGCGGAAAAGATTGTGAAGGGGAGCCAGAGGGGAGCGAGGGATGTGATACACTGGTCTGTTCATCAGAAGAATGTAAGAattattgcaaatacatgtaatataataattCGTTTATTATCCTACTATGAATGAAGTTGACCAAGGTTCTTTTTAACTGATCTATTTGGTTATGCCCAAGTAACAACTTTAGTATTTCATTTGCAACGAATCTAACACATACATATTTTTGGTGAGACTGCAATTTGATCTGataaatgcattttaatttCTCTAGATTTTACATGTGTTTCTTTCAAAGAAGATACTTCGGTTTCTCTGGGGGAAAAAATGGATAATATCACCAAAACATTGGCTGTGAATAAGAGCATCCTTTCGTCGGAAGTTCGCAAAAAGACATGCGCACAGGACCCGCGACCGTCATCGAAGTACTTGGGATTAGTGGCCATTATATTTCTTGGAATGTACTTTATACTGCTCCTGCTTGTCGACTTTTCTTCATTTCTGAGATGGGCTGTTGAAAAATGCGGAGCGTAATACAAATGCTGTCAAAAGTCCTCTCTACAGTTCCTAGCTATTAAACTTTTGACATTCTCCTTATTTCTGAAGAACTAATATTGTTCAATATGAAGTTAAAAATACCAAGCTCTCCACCATTGTACATATCACAGTGTATACCCCCCCCGGCTTAtgatcaaatattgtaaaatttgaaatttttcgaTTTGCCTTTATACTTTGATTTGGTGTTAATGTTCAGGAAAACTCAATTTGATCTTAGtaataaaagtttgatttttaatttttgttttaagttcATTCACATTtcgtattatttatataatctttAAATCGGATATGATACTCTCCCCATGAAATTTTTAGTGCTATATTTTATCTTGAGCGTATTgcaaaatgaaatttagtaatACACTTTTTCCATGTAATCTTTGATACACTGGCCATTTTCTAAAACAACATTTAGTgttctacatgtacaataaattgAAATctcaaaaataaagaataaaaataaatgtagcaAAGAacaaatttttagaaataagaaTGCTTCTTTTTACCCCagtgaaccccaatgataccccaatgaaccccaatgataccacGTATGTTCATTATTGGTACacttaatgaatattttgtaccaacatgttaaacaaatgaattaaatttcaacTACGCCGCGTTTTTTCACCGATTGATTACCCAGTGAACCTAATAATATCTGAACCAAATTCCGTTGATACCCTCAACGAACCACAATAAACTTGAAATGAGCTCTGTTCAATGATTCATTCACCGATGAATATTAATTTTCCAAATGATACAGAAATAAATCTCATTCATtcaagaatatacatgtactttacatactagtactatacatgtacatgtactcaatCAGACTCCGATCAACATTAACTTACATGTACCAGTGATACCGTATTTTAGCTGTAATTATACCTAAGTAAGCCACAAAGATACTTTGATGAACACCAATAATACCTAGGTATTATTTGAAGGCATACTTTTTACCCCCCTCCCCTTCAACAAAGTTTTTTTGGGGAGAAGggcgaggggggggggggggggggttacaggAGTCACattgtccatccgtctgtctacATACAAACATTGCTTATAACCTGAATGTGTGTCATGAACTTATCATTGGggtatttcaaagttcattggggtatcattgggcaTCATAAGGTATCATTTGGGTTCATTgagtatcattggggttcattgatgtatcattggggttcattgatgtatcattggggttcattgatgtacatgtatcattggggttcattgagtatcattggggttcattgatGTATCATTAAgattcattggggtatcatttgaggtttcaatggggttcattggggtatcattggggtaaaaagacgcacccTTCTGAGGatatttaaaaaaccaaaacaataaCTATAAGACAAtgctaaaatacaaaataaaacttatcaaaatgttcaaatagTTGATCTACCTTGAGAGACAGTTTTACTCAACTGTGTAAATCGAATAAGTGAAGCGCatgggttatttttttttattgaattgaaCAATCGAAACAATTGcacaaaaggaaaatatatttaaaatcagtGATCAATGAAAAAACACCAACAAAACACTGTTATGACATACAATTCCCTTGACACAGAATTTAATGTGAATGTTCTGGTCTATCATCAAGTGGGACCGATTCTTAATTAATCACAAGAGTTGAAGACTACCAGCAAATAGCAACACAGGGAAGTGCATCTCGAGAGGCTACACACCGTAAATAtctcctttttttattttgtttattgacgAACATTGTGTCCaagtttacaatatttattcgCGTTTAAACAATAGAGAACTAGTAATTTATTGATTAACGTTTATTTAAGAACGTTCACCAAAGGACACCATTCTAAGATATAGATAGGAAAGTTGAAATCACGCACCCAAACAACGTACCCACTTTTGACATCGTAATCCGTATTAACCTATTGACAAGGGCTGAACAAAACTCGAAGATTAAGGGCAAACTAAGCAGTATTTATTGCTAGTTATAACTAGATATAATTGTGTTAGTGCCAAAATTTGGGATACTTATATAATTAACTTTTTCTATTTATAGTTTTAATGGATTCTAATGATAGAATTAATGTGGGTAAAATAATATAAGCATCTTAttcatgtgtaaaatgcatttaCCAAACATTAAGGAATTCAAGTAATATTATCTAATGAGAAATTCCTCATGactcattgaaatattttcatggGAAAGATACGATTATCAACCTgtgtatttgaatattttctttctttgcaAAAGGGAGGGGGTTTTGATCAAAGTTTGTTTTGCAAAACTTGCATTTGGTTGTAAATCTCATTTATCACACAGCGTTATTATTTCTGTTGATTATGAACTGTTTTGACTTTAACAATATAATCGACCACGCTGTATATGCACATCACATCGAATAAACTGAGCGCATTATCTGTGGATTGTGTCCGGTTTCTCTTCAGTTTAGAATTGCTTTACAGAACACTGCATGAAGAAAGAATTATTTCAAGCTCAATACGACGTAGATTCACTTTTAACTTGAGAACAAATTATGtcgatttgtttttaatttatttgattgttttatatttgacatAAGAAATCAGTGTGTAGTGaagttgaaataaattatatgaaagATAATTCAACGTGATAAGTTACAAGCGACAATGATTCACTATTACCATTACGCCATGGAAGGCATTAAACAAATGTAGATCCTCTTCGGTCATTACCAGCAATGAAACTGGTAGTTTCACATATTAACTCCACATTTAAAATAAACCATAATAATTAAGGCCACAGTGTGTGAAATCTGGCAGGATTTAAACAACGCTTGACACGGTGAGATCGCAACGTTAATTTCATAATTagttaatattttaaagatgataattttatttatttccttcagatatttgaaatgatatgtgtatttttatcatatacatttcatataaagaatgtaaatttaatgttaatacatttattGTACGCCTGCTGTGTGTTAATTACTATAGAGAACGCTATATTAGATGAATAataggaaatattttaaaattaaaataaaaaggttGTAGTCTTTGCttgttacttacatgtacttcttgTTTCAATAAATCTTGGTGAGTTAAAAAcctaaaacattttcacttCTTTTACAGACATCAACATGGAAATTGAATATACCCAACACAGTGCATCGCCAGTAAAACGTGTGATATCGGTGATCCCAGAGGTGATCCCAGAGGACTCTGAACGGTTACCAGAATTGGAATTTACCGCTTCCCGTCTCAGTCGCAATGAATCTCGTGCGATGATGTCACGTGCTTTATCCCGGAACCTGACACGGGCATCCTTAAAAATCCCGTCATTTGTTGGTGGACGTAGCTCTAAGACAATCTTCGTTGATCCGCCCACCAAACCACAGTTTGATCCCGATGATGACTACGACTTCGACTTTGAAAGTGACGAAGGTACACACCGTCTCCCTCCTCCCCTCcgcatcccccccccccattttttagAAACTGATTACAAAATCTACTTTGAGAaacataaaattcttttattcacgAAAAGggaccattttttttaatctgttgGATGATCAATTGTACAGTGTATTATATTAAATGATAGATAGCAAAACTGATAGGGCTTTCAGTTTCAATAggtatattgttaaataaaattgacactcaaattttggttccctattgaaaatgccttactaaagcattttTAACACTAAAATTGggagaaaaaattattaaaatcgtgaccatgcccctttacaGAAACCTGAGAGCTTTGCGTGAGTGTAACGTGGCTGGGTTTTCGTATATTCATTCGTTAGTGTTACACGTATAATTAATTTAGTGT from Crassostrea angulata isolate pt1a10 chromosome 7, ASM2561291v2, whole genome shotgun sequence includes:
- the LOC128156125 gene encoding uncharacterized protein LOC128156125, with product MKDIISSMKCCAIKIVILLWCMKHVENGFFFGSSLLDWESARIDCERRGMRLVCLKNLTMYEAAKSYLQETLVSLSDDVWIGLRTYSTSPPYVYQHVDNESADFFAWNPNTNEPDNQDVSFCIRLFKTPLTYGTKRCYFEHHFLCEDVPINGNWSEWTTWSACSVTSGDGSQSRFRSCDSPPPSNGGTDCMGVNTEDKFCNIVVPVDGVWSAWSEWSNCKLVQCGVGNRTRSRSCDSPPPSGGGKDCEGEPEGSEGCDTLVCSSEEYFTCVSFKEDTSVSLGEKMDNITKTLAVNKSILSSEVRKKTCAQDPRPSSKYLGLVAIIFLGMYFILLLLVDFSSFLRWAVEKCGA